One Lysobacter enzymogenes DNA segment encodes these proteins:
- a CDS encoding DUF2339 domain-containing protein, whose translation MESLIVLLVLAVLAVPVLLVIALVQLGSLRGRVSGLEREVERLRQSGGPAGNQATLAESSAREAAARAQGERASPPSVAVPAAPGPASAAPERPAATPAQPPPLPAAAPPPPPTSTSTSTSTPPAPAAPVPPPRPQAPAAPAQPDFVTVAARWLRRWFTEGNVPVKVGMLVLLAGVAALLKYASDQGWMRVPVELRLAGVAAAAMAALVFGWRQRERKRVFGLSLQGGAIGVLLLVVFAAFKLYGMIPAGAAFALSVVLVAGTGVLSVKQNAMALAVFAILAGFLAPIWLSTGSGNHVALFGYYAVLNAGIFAIAWWRPWRVLNLLGFAFTWGIGTLWGVLKYRPEHYSTTEPFLLLFFAFYLLIPVLYARRRAAGRRDLIDGCLVFGTPLIAFSLQAGLLQGARMPLAFCALGLGALYAALAWWLRRDSRFFALSTPYALLGVGFATLAVPLALAAEATACVFALEGAALVWLGLRQQRLLPQLTGAGLQLAAAMAFAIGASDEIWDARWIFLNANFAGALLIALAGLASAASYRRSAAAGAPAALAGLYYLWGLLWWLGAFAGQIEAFVPSAARANAGFALTVATAWLAAEIFARHPWRALSATAMLAPAVAALFALWHIDGHLWPLRNWGWLAWAAYALLGWRLLRALRASGKGELAFAHLGWLWSWAILPGVCLQLWLRDDATAFGSGWQFAALTAPLLAMAAACLWRPGLIERPVAERFAQWRGGAMAGFALVLAFAVIVRLGSDADPAPLMWLPLLNPQALIQWGTLSVLGAWLASTLVPAGLGRRRVPLLALGGFALVTVEVLRSAHFWGGVAWSPSMYSASLVQTSLTVTWSVLGVAGWIAGSRRGQRGLWLAGAVLMAVVLAKLVLIDRSHLGNLLGIASFIAYGLLCTLVGYFAPAPPSRDAQADGGEPPSDPRTEQDASA comes from the coding sequence ATGGAATCGCTGATTGTCTTGCTGGTCCTCGCGGTCCTGGCGGTACCGGTGCTGCTGGTGATCGCGCTGGTCCAGCTCGGCTCGCTGCGCGGCCGGGTGAGCGGGCTGGAGCGCGAAGTCGAGCGCCTGCGCCAGTCGGGCGGACCGGCGGGCAACCAGGCGACCCTGGCCGAATCGAGCGCACGCGAGGCCGCGGCGCGGGCGCAGGGCGAGCGCGCTTCGCCGCCTTCCGTCGCCGTCCCGGCCGCCCCCGGCCCTGCGAGCGCGGCACCAGAGCGCCCCGCGGCGACCCCGGCGCAACCGCCGCCGCTGCCCGCGGCCGCGCCGCCTCCGCCCCCGACTTCGACTTCGACTTCGACTTCGACGCCCCCGGCCCCCGCCGCGCCGGTCCCGCCGCCGCGCCCGCAGGCGCCGGCCGCGCCGGCTCAGCCGGACTTCGTCACCGTCGCCGCGCGCTGGCTGCGGCGCTGGTTCACCGAGGGCAACGTGCCGGTCAAGGTCGGCATGCTGGTGCTGCTGGCCGGCGTCGCCGCCCTGCTCAAGTACGCCAGCGACCAGGGCTGGATGCGGGTGCCGGTGGAACTGCGCCTGGCCGGCGTCGCCGCCGCGGCGATGGCCGCGCTGGTGTTCGGCTGGCGCCAGCGCGAACGCAAGCGGGTGTTCGGGCTGAGCCTGCAGGGCGGCGCGATCGGCGTGCTGCTGTTGGTGGTGTTCGCCGCGTTCAAGCTCTACGGCATGATCCCGGCCGGCGCCGCGTTCGCGCTGAGCGTGGTGCTGGTGGCCGGCACCGGCGTGCTGTCGGTGAAGCAGAACGCGATGGCGCTGGCGGTGTTCGCGATCCTCGCCGGCTTCCTCGCGCCGATCTGGCTGTCGACCGGCTCGGGCAACCACGTCGCCCTGTTCGGCTACTACGCCGTGCTCAACGCCGGCATCTTCGCCATCGCCTGGTGGCGGCCGTGGCGGGTGCTGAACCTGCTCGGCTTCGCCTTCACCTGGGGCATCGGCACGCTGTGGGGCGTGCTCAAGTACCGGCCGGAGCATTACTCGACCACCGAGCCGTTCCTGCTGCTGTTCTTCGCCTTCTATCTGCTGATCCCGGTGCTGTACGCGCGCCGCCGCGCCGCCGGCCGGCGCGACCTGATCGACGGCTGCCTGGTGTTCGGCACGCCGCTGATCGCCTTCAGCCTGCAGGCCGGGCTGCTGCAAGGCGCGCGCATGCCGCTGGCGTTCTGCGCGCTGGGCCTGGGCGCGCTGTACGCGGCGCTGGCGTGGTGGCTGCGCCGCGACTCCCGCTTCTTCGCGCTGAGCACGCCGTACGCGCTGCTCGGGGTGGGCTTCGCGACCCTGGCGGTGCCGCTGGCGCTCGCCGCCGAGGCCACCGCCTGCGTGTTCGCGCTGGAAGGCGCGGCGTTGGTCTGGCTCGGCCTGCGCCAGCAGCGCCTGCTGCCGCAGCTGACCGGCGCCGGCTTGCAACTGGCCGCGGCGATGGCCTTCGCGATCGGCGCCAGCGACGAGATCTGGGACGCGCGCTGGATCTTCCTCAACGCCAACTTCGCCGGCGCGCTGCTGATCGCGCTGGCCGGCCTGGCCAGCGCCGCCAGCTACCGCCGCAGCGCCGCGGCCGGTGCGCCCGCGGCGCTCGCCGGGCTGTACTACCTGTGGGGACTGCTGTGGTGGTTGGGCGCGTTCGCCGGCCAGATCGAGGCGTTCGTGCCGTCCGCCGCGCGCGCCAACGCGGGTTTTGCGCTGACGGTGGCGACCGCCTGGCTGGCCGCGGAAATCTTCGCCCGGCATCCGTGGCGGGCGCTGTCGGCGACCGCGATGCTGGCGCCGGCGGTGGCGGCCCTGTTCGCCTTGTGGCACATCGACGGCCACCTGTGGCCGTTGCGCAACTGGGGCTGGCTGGCGTGGGCGGCGTATGCGCTGCTGGGCTGGCGCCTGTTGCGCGCGTTGCGCGCGAGCGGCAAGGGCGAACTCGCATTCGCCCATCTGGGCTGGCTGTGGTCGTGGGCGATCCTGCCCGGCGTGTGCCTGCAGCTGTGGCTGCGCGACGACGCCACCGCGTTCGGCTCGGGCTGGCAGTTCGCCGCATTGACCGCGCCGCTGCTGGCGATGGCCGCGGCCTGCCTGTGGCGGCCGGGCCTGATCGAGCGGCCGGTGGCCGAACGCTTCGCGCAGTGGCGCGGCGGGGCGATGGCGGGCTTCGCGCTGGTGCTGGCCTTTGCGGTGATCGTGCGCCTGGGCAGCGACGCCGACCCGGCGCCGCTGATGTGGCTGCCGCTGCTCAATCCGCAGGCCCTGATCCAGTGGGGAACCCTGTCGGTGCTCGGCGCCTGGCTGGCCTCGACGCTGGTCCCGGCCGGTCTCGGCCGGCGCCGGGTGCCGCTGCTGGCGCTGGGCGGCTTCGCCCTGGTCACCGTCGAGGTGCTGCGCAGCGCCCACTTCTGGGGCGGCGTGGCCTGGAGCCCGTCGATGTATTCGGCCAGCCTGGTGCAGACCAGCCTGACCGTGACCTGGAGCGTGCTCGGCGTGGCCGGCTGGATCGCCGGCTCGCGCCGCGGCCAGCGCGGGCTGTGGCTGGCCGGCGCGGTGCTGATGGCGGTGGTGCTGGCCAAGCTGGTGCTGATCGACCGCAGCCACCTCGGCAACCTGTTGGGCATCGCCTCGTTCATCGCCTACGGCCTGTTGTGCACGCTGGTCGGCTACTTCGCGCCGGCGCCGCCGTCGCGCGATGCGCAAGCCGATGGCGGCGAACCTCCTTCCGATCCACGCACCGAGCAGGACGCCTCCGCATGA
- a CDS encoding ribonucleoside-diphosphate reductase subunit alpha, with the protein MSVTKRSGRREPVDLNKIVRAVTRCAEGLYSVDPMRVSTRTISGLYDGATTRELDELSIRTAALLTAEEPEYGRLAARLLAGVIEKEVAGIEIHAFSQSVQRGFDLGLINQRLLDFVQANARKLNDAIDRNLDAKFDYFGLRTLYDRYLLRHPTARTVIETPQQFFLRIACALSEDVSDALALYRRMAQLDYIPSSPTLFNSGTTHEQLSSCFLLDSPEDSLEAIYKRYMDVAKLSKFSGGIGLSYTRIRARGSLIRSTNGLSNGIVPWLKTLDASVAAVNQGGKRKGAACVYLEPWHADIEEFLELRDNTGDEARRTHNLNLANWIPDEFMRRVEADADWSLFDPAKVPQLTDLWGESFERAYRAAEAAGQAVKKVKARDIYARMMRTLAQTGNGWMNFKDKSNRACNQTLRDGNVVHLSNLCTEILEVTSQDETAVCNLGSINLSHHVEIFEDGKGAFDFDKLAETVRLAVRQLDRVIDLNFYPIETARRANLRWRPVGLGTMGLQDVFFKLRLPFDSEPARKLGREIAEAIYFHALSASNELAMEHGKHPGYEDTRASIGELQFEAWGVEPSQPERWTELRARIKQHGLRNSLLVAIAPTATIASIAGCYECIEPQVSNLFKRETLSGDFLVVNKYLVEELKKLGMWTPEMRDRIKMAEGSIQAVTEIPESLRQVYRTAWELPMRSLIDMAADRGAFIDQSQSLNLFIESPNIGQLSSMYMYAWKKGLKTTYYLRSRPATKIAKTTVSAPAAAPVAPKPEYTESDAIACSLENPEACEACQ; encoded by the coding sequence ATGAGCGTGACCAAGCGCAGCGGCCGCCGCGAGCCGGTCGACCTCAACAAGATCGTGCGCGCGGTGACCCGCTGCGCCGAAGGCTTGTATTCGGTCGACCCGATGCGCGTGTCCACCCGTACCATCTCCGGCCTGTACGACGGCGCGACCACGCGCGAGCTCGACGAGCTGTCGATCCGCACCGCCGCGCTGCTGACCGCCGAGGAGCCCGAATACGGCCGCCTGGCCGCGCGTCTGCTCGCCGGGGTGATCGAGAAGGAAGTCGCCGGGATCGAGATCCACGCGTTCTCGCAGTCGGTCCAGCGCGGCTTCGACCTGGGCCTGATCAACCAGCGCCTGCTCGACTTCGTCCAGGCCAACGCGCGCAAGCTCAACGACGCGATCGACCGCAACCTCGACGCCAAGTTCGACTACTTCGGCCTGCGCACCCTGTACGACCGCTACCTGCTGCGCCACCCGACCGCGCGCACCGTCATCGAGACCCCGCAGCAGTTCTTCCTGCGCATCGCCTGCGCGCTGAGCGAAGACGTGTCCGACGCGCTGGCGCTGTACCGGCGCATGGCCCAGCTCGACTACATCCCGTCCTCGCCGACCCTGTTCAACTCCGGCACCACCCACGAGCAGCTGTCGAGCTGCTTCCTGCTGGATTCGCCGGAAGACTCGCTGGAAGCGATCTACAAGCGCTACATGGACGTGGCCAAGCTGAGCAAGTTCAGCGGCGGCATCGGCCTGAGCTACACCCGCATCCGCGCGCGCGGCTCGCTGATCCGCTCGACCAACGGCCTCAGCAACGGCATCGTGCCGTGGCTGAAGACGCTCGACGCCTCGGTCGCCGCGGTCAACCAGGGCGGCAAGCGCAAGGGCGCGGCCTGCGTGTACCTGGAGCCGTGGCACGCCGACATCGAAGAATTCCTGGAACTGCGCGACAACACCGGCGACGAAGCGCGCCGCACCCACAACCTCAACCTCGCCAACTGGATTCCCGACGAATTCATGCGCCGGGTCGAGGCCGACGCCGACTGGTCGCTGTTCGATCCGGCCAAGGTGCCGCAGCTGACCGACCTGTGGGGCGAGTCGTTCGAACGCGCCTACCGCGCCGCCGAAGCCGCCGGCCAGGCGGTCAAGAAGGTCAAGGCGCGCGACATCTACGCGCGGATGATGCGCACCCTGGCCCAGACCGGCAACGGCTGGATGAACTTCAAGGACAAGTCCAACCGCGCCTGCAACCAGACCCTGCGCGACGGCAACGTGGTGCACCTGTCGAACCTGTGCACCGAGATCCTGGAAGTGACCTCGCAGGACGAAACCGCGGTGTGCAACCTCGGCTCGATCAACCTGTCGCACCACGTCGAGATCTTCGAAGACGGCAAGGGCGCGTTCGACTTCGACAAGCTCGCCGAAACCGTGCGCCTGGCCGTGCGCCAGCTCGACCGCGTGATCGACCTGAACTTCTACCCGATCGAGACCGCGCGCCGCGCCAACCTGCGCTGGCGTCCGGTCGGCCTGGGCACGATGGGCCTGCAGGACGTGTTCTTCAAGCTGCGCCTGCCGTTCGACTCCGAGCCGGCGCGCAAGCTCGGCCGCGAGATCGCCGAAGCCATCTACTTCCACGCCCTGTCGGCGTCGAACGAACTGGCGATGGAGCACGGCAAGCACCCGGGCTACGAAGACACCCGCGCCAGCATCGGCGAACTGCAGTTCGAAGCCTGGGGCGTGGAGCCGTCGCAGCCGGAGCGCTGGACCGAGCTGCGCGCGCGCATCAAGCAGCACGGCCTGCGCAACTCGCTGCTGGTGGCGATCGCGCCGACCGCGACCATCGCCTCGATCGCCGGCTGCTACGAGTGCATCGAGCCGCAGGTGTCGAACCTGTTCAAGCGCGAGACCCTGTCGGGCGACTTCCTGGTGGTCAACAAGTACCTGGTCGAGGAACTCAAGAAGCTCGGCATGTGGACGCCGGAAATGCGCGACCGCATCAAGATGGCCGAAGGCTCGATCCAGGCGGTGACGGAGATCCCCGAATCGCTGCGCCAGGTCTACCGCACCGCGTGGGAACTGCCGATGCGTTCGCTGATCGACATGGCCGCCGACCGCGGCGCGTTCATCGATCAAAGCCAGTCCTTGAACCTGTTCATCGAGAGCCCGAACATCGGCCAGCTCAGCTCGATGTACATGTACGCCTGGAAGAAGGGCTTGAAGACCACGTACTACCTGCGCTCGCGTCCGGCGACCAAGATCGCCAAGACCACGGTCAGCGCGCCGGCCGCAGCGCCGGTGGCGCCGAAGCCGGAATACACCGAGAGCGACGCGATCGCCTGCTCGCTGGAAAATCCGGAAGCCTGCGAAGCTTGCCAGTAA
- a CDS encoding ribonucleotide-diphosphate reductase subunit beta — protein MSIAPPRLLDPGFDLTLRPMRYAQFYEMYRDAIRNTWTVEEVDFSQDVNDLKHKFGPAERHLIERLVAFFATGDSIVSNNLVLNLYQHINAPEARMYLSRQLYEEALHVQFYLTLLDTYLPDPNERAKAFDAVENIPSIRAKAEFCFRWIDSIQGVQRIETREQRRQFLLNLICFAGCIEGLFFFAAFAYVYYLRSRGLLNGLASGTNWVFRDESCHMAFAFEVIRTAREEEPDLFDDELRAQVVKMFEEAVDCEYLFAQDVLSGGVVGLSLKDMRQYLEYCADQRMVQLGMPKHFGATNPFAFMDLQDVQEVTNFFERRVSAYQVGVQGEVAFDEAF, from the coding sequence ATGTCCATCGCCCCGCCCCGCCTGCTCGACCCCGGTTTCGATCTCACCCTGCGCCCGATGCGCTACGCGCAGTTCTACGAGATGTACCGCGACGCCATCCGCAACACCTGGACCGTCGAGGAAGTGGATTTCTCCCAGGACGTCAACGACCTCAAGCACAAGTTCGGCCCGGCCGAGCGGCATCTGATCGAGCGCCTGGTCGCGTTCTTCGCCACCGGCGACAGCATCGTCTCCAACAACCTGGTGCTGAACCTGTATCAGCACATCAACGCGCCGGAAGCGCGCATGTACCTGTCGCGGCAGCTGTACGAGGAAGCGCTGCACGTGCAGTTCTACCTGACCCTGCTCGACACCTACCTGCCCGACCCGAACGAGCGCGCCAAGGCCTTCGACGCGGTCGAGAACATTCCCTCGATCCGGGCCAAGGCCGAGTTCTGCTTCCGCTGGATCGACTCGATCCAGGGCGTGCAGCGGATCGAGACGCGCGAGCAGCGCCGCCAGTTCCTGCTCAACCTGATCTGCTTCGCCGGCTGCATCGAGGGCCTGTTCTTCTTCGCCGCGTTCGCCTACGTCTATTACCTGCGCTCGCGCGGCCTGCTCAACGGCCTGGCCTCGGGCACCAACTGGGTGTTCCGCGACGAGAGCTGCCACATGGCGTTCGCGTTCGAGGTCATCCGCACCGCGCGCGAGGAAGAGCCGGACCTGTTCGACGACGAACTGCGCGCGCAGGTGGTGAAGATGTTCGAGGAAGCGGTGGACTGCGAATACCTGTTCGCCCAGGACGTGCTGTCCGGCGGCGTGGTCGGCCTGTCGCTGAAGGACATGCGCCAGTACCTGGAGTACTGCGCCGACCAGCGCATGGTCCAGCTCGGCATGCCCAAGCACTTCGGCGCGACCAACCCGTTTGCGTTCATGGACCTGCAAGACGTGCAGGAAGTGACCAACTTCTTCGAACGCCGGGTGTCGGCGTATCAGGTCGGCGTGCAGGGCGAAGTGGCGTTCGACGAAGCCTTTTGA
- a CDS encoding acyl-CoA thioesterase yields MTEARMTEIVFPDHTNHLGTLFGGQALAWMDKAAFIAASRYARRTVVTARSEQIDFHLPVPKGALVELIARVVETGRTSMQVEVEMIREDLLTGESQLATRGRFTMIALDVEGKPTAVPPLPAAQA; encoded by the coding sequence ATGACCGAAGCCCGCATGACCGAGATCGTCTTCCCCGACCACACCAACCACCTGGGCACGCTGTTCGGCGGCCAGGCGCTGGCATGGATGGACAAGGCCGCCTTCATCGCCGCCTCGCGCTACGCGCGCCGCACCGTGGTCACCGCGCGCTCGGAGCAGATCGACTTCCACCTGCCGGTGCCCAAGGGCGCGCTGGTCGAGCTGATCGCGCGCGTGGTCGAAACCGGCCGCACCTCGATGCAGGTCGAAGTCGAGATGATCCGCGAGGACCTGCTGACCGGCGAATCGCAGCTGGCCACGCGCGGGCGCTTCACCATGATCGCGCTCGACGTCGAGGGCAAGCCGACCGCGGTGCCACCGCTGCCGGCCGCGCAGGCGTAG
- a CDS encoding aldo/keto reductase, whose amino-acid sequence MQLDHYRTLGRSGLRISPICLGTMTFGDDWGWGSDENEARRVFDAYLERGGNYVDTANFYTGGSSETLLGRFAQGRRDRLVIATKFSLCTDPGDPNAGGNHRKNLRRSVEASLRRLGTDYLDLLYLHAWDATTPVEEVMRGFDDLVRAGKLLYAGVSDLPAWQAARMQTLAELRGWSPLVALQTEYSLAQRDSERELLPMARELGLGVSAWSPLASGVLTGKYSRADLDPATAQGRRAVAIGNGALTGRALDIAEVVVDIARELERPPAQVALAWTLQRPGAIVPVIGARTQAQLLQNLGALEVELGAAQIERLERASAVALGFPHDFLALPGIVGAMFGGAQVRRDW is encoded by the coding sequence ATGCAACTGGACCACTACCGCACCCTCGGCCGCTCCGGCCTGCGCATCAGCCCGATCTGCCTGGGCACCATGACCTTCGGCGACGACTGGGGCTGGGGCAGCGACGAGAACGAAGCGCGGCGCGTGTTCGACGCCTATCTCGAACGCGGCGGCAACTATGTCGACACCGCGAATTTCTACACCGGCGGCAGTTCGGAAACCCTGCTCGGCCGCTTCGCCCAGGGCCGCCGCGACCGCCTGGTGATCGCCACCAAATTCTCGCTGTGCACCGACCCGGGCGATCCCAACGCCGGCGGCAACCACCGCAAGAACCTGCGCCGATCGGTCGAGGCCAGCCTGCGCCGGCTCGGCACCGACTATCTCGATCTGCTCTACCTGCATGCCTGGGACGCGACCACGCCGGTCGAGGAAGTCATGCGCGGTTTCGACGACCTCGTCCGCGCGGGCAAGCTGCTCTACGCCGGCGTCTCCGACCTGCCGGCGTGGCAGGCCGCGCGCATGCAGACCCTGGCCGAACTGCGCGGCTGGTCGCCGCTGGTGGCGCTGCAGACCGAATACAGCCTGGCCCAGCGCGACAGCGAGCGCGAACTGCTGCCGATGGCGCGCGAACTCGGCCTCGGCGTGAGCGCGTGGTCGCCGCTGGCCTCCGGCGTGCTGACCGGCAAGTATTCGCGCGCCGACCTCGACCCGGCCACCGCGCAGGGCCGGCGCGCGGTCGCGATCGGCAACGGCGCGCTGACCGGACGCGCGCTCGACATCGCCGAAGTCGTGGTCGACATCGCGCGCGAGCTTGAGCGCCCGCCGGCGCAGGTCGCACTGGCGTGGACCTTGCAGCGGCCCGGCGCGATCGTGCCGGTGATCGGCGCGCGGACGCAAGCGCAGCTGTTGCAGAACCTCGGCGCGCTGGAAGTCGAACTCGGCGCGGCGCAGATCGAGCGTTTGGAACGGGCCAGCGCCGTCGCGCTCGGCTTCCCGCACGATTTCCTCGCGTTGCCCGGCATCGTCGGCGCGATGTTCGGCGGCGCGCAGGTGCGACGCGATTGGTGA